The window GAGGAGGGGCTCGCACAATGGCCCGCGCAAAAACTCGATGAATTGCTGGGCAGGGCACAGGAATTTGAGTGCGTGCTGCGTAAACTCACGGGCCGCTCTGGTCCGCCACAGGGTTCAAGTCTGGGCTTGCACGACGCGGAACTTGATACCATCCGCACCGCTCTGCAACGCAACCACTGGAACATCTCCGCCGCCGCCCGCCAACTCGGCATCGGTCGCAACACCCTGCACCGCAAAATCAAAAAATACGACCTGCGTTCAAGCTAAAGATAAAAATCTTTTCACCGCTAAGGGCGCGGAGATCGCGGAGGAAATCCTGAGGTCCAAAAAATCTCTTCTTCAGGTTTCTCTGTGTCCTCGGCGGTAAAAAAGATCTCACAGCGGCATGACGTGCAGATCCATGTCGAGCAGATCGATGAGCAGCTTGCGGCCGCGCAGGGGTTCGCCCACGCCGATGAGAATCTTGCACGCCTCGGCGACTTCGAGACTGGCCACCAGCGCCGGGGTGAAGGACGGATTGCCCAGCGTTTTTTCCGCGCCCTTGCCGTCGACGCCGTGGGCATAAATGCGCTGCAGGTGATTCTCGCCGGGAAACTGGGTGAAGACCTGCCCGTACCAGCCGGCGATGGCGCCGTGTACCATGGGAATGCCCAGTCCGTCACAGACCTCGGCCAGCTCCAGGCGCACACGAATGCTGTCCAGAGCGTCCACTGCCAAAGCGCAGCCATTGAGCAACTCGGCGCCATTGTCGCGACCAAAAGCCAGCTCCTGGGGAATCAGGGTCACTGCCGGGTTGACTTCGGCGACGCGCTCGAGGGCGGCTGTTGTCTTGCTCTGGCCCAACCGCGCCGGAACGCTGAACATCTGACGGTTGAGGTTGTGTTCCTCGAAAACATCGGGATCAATGGCCACAATGGTTCCCACTCCCAGGCGCGCCAGTTCTTCAATGACATAGCCGCCCAGACCGCCGCAGCCGATGACCGCCACCCGCGAACGATGCAGCTTGAGCTGCTGGGCGGTGCTGATGCCTTTGCGATTACGCTGGTAGCGGGCGGGCAGAAGCTGCGCCTCGAGCAGCACTTC of the Geoalkalibacter ferrihydriticus DSM 17813 genome contains:
- a CDS encoding HesA/MoeB/ThiF family protein: MRDLLEFVRAQTADDLVAWAIQQEAAARFGLPLAKVEEVLLEAQLLPARYQRNRKGISTAQQLKLHRSRVAVIGCGGLGGYVIEELARLGVGTIVAIDPDVFEEHNLNRQMFSVPARLGQSKTTAALERVAEVNPAVTLIPQELAFGRDNGAELLNGCALAVDALDSIRVRLELAEVCDGLGIPMVHGAIAGWYGQVFTQFPGENHLQRIYAHGVDGKGAEKTLGNPSFTPALVASLEVAEACKILIGVGEPLRGRKLLIDLLDMDLHVMPL